The DNA segment AACGCCGTTCCGGTTTGTTAAGCAACAACATGGGCATCGCCAGCCACGCCTGGGCGATCGTCGATGCGTTCGGCGCCAGCCAGATCGGTTTCTGGCCTGTGTTCGTCGGTGGCCGTCGCTTCGTGCTGGCGATTGCCGGCACGCCGCATTTCAATCGGGCCGAATTCGTCAGTTTGGCCTGGAGCCTGACGACCCGCTACGTCAAAAAAGGCGATTAGTTTCGTCCGCTTGCGTTATCAACATCATTTATTAGGAGAGACCCATTATGAAAGCAGATATGCTGACCTCGGTACTGACGGAGTTGAACGGCACTTCGGCCGATATTGAAGCATCGGGCGTGATATCCACGGACGGATTGATGATGGCCTCGGTATTGCCGGCCGGCATGGATGAAGACCGGGTCGGCGCCATGAGTGCGGCGATGCTGTCTTTGGGCGACCGTACTGCCCAGGAACTGAACCGGGGCAATCTGGAGCAGGTGTTGATCAAAGGCGCACGCGGCTATGTGCTGATGACTTACGCCGGCAGCGAAGCGGTATTGACGGTGTTAGCCAAGCCCAATGCCAAATTGGGCCTGATCTTTCTCGACGTCAAGCGCGCGGCGGAAAGTATTTCCGAAATGCTGTGATCCCGAAACCATGCTACGGAGCCGATCATGATTAGCGATATGAAACCCGAAGACATCGTTGGAGATTACCGGGAGGCCGAGTTGACGTTCTACGACGGTACTCGCCGCAAAGTGTTGTATACCGAACTGGAAACGCCGTATCCGGACGGCAAATTGATCGTGTCGACCACGACGCCGGAGGGCGTGATTCGTCAGGTAAATCCGGCGTTCGTCGAAATGTCGGGCTATAGCGAAGCCGAACTGATCGGTGCGCCGCACAATATTCTGCGTCATCCCGACATGCCGGCGGCGGCGTTCAAGGATTTGTGGGAGACGGTTCAGCGCGGCGAGAAATGGCAGGGTTACGTCAAAAATCTGCGCAAGGACGGCGG comes from the Methylomonas sp. EFPC3 genome and includes:
- a CDS encoding roadblock/LC7 domain-containing protein, whose translation is MKADMLTSVLTELNGTSADIEASGVISTDGLMMASVLPAGMDEDRVGAMSAAMLSLGDRTAQELNRGNLEQVLIKGARGYVLMTYAGSEAVLTVLAKPNAKLGLIFLDVKRAAESISEML
- a CDS encoding PAS domain-containing protein — its product is MISDMKPEDIVGDYREAELTFYDGTRRKVLYTELETPYPDGKLIVSTTTPEGVIRQVNPAFVEMSGYSEAELIGAPHNILRHPDMPAAAFKDLWETVQRGEKWQGYVKNLRKDGGYYWVKATVIPNVRGGQVVGYTSVRRKPSRTKVDECVKLYPTLR